A single region of the Oceaniferula marina genome encodes:
- a CDS encoding glycosyltransferase family 2 protein, with translation MSVIMPCYQAGNSVGRAINSIRTQTFKDWELIVVDDGSSDHSIDEILNHVRQDQRVCLIRQPHQGVVAASNHGFEHARGATIARMDADDVSRPRRLECQLEYLHAHRDLGAVSCQVHFAGDSSLAGGYAHHVHWTNSCRDAASIERNRFIDLPVPHPTLLYRREIIEQHGHYRHGDFPEDYELILRWISQGVSIGKTEDILFDWYDPPSRLSRNDTRYHMSAFHQCKAPYLLKALQKNGTDTRDLWIWGAGRPSRKSARPLEHVWKQASGFIDIDPAKIGRQLHGRPVVSPNDLPPPEQAVIVSYVGTRGAHQNIRECLLSAGRREGIDFWIAA, from the coding sequence ATTTCCGTCATTATGCCCTGTTACCAGGCAGGTAACAGCGTGGGCCGGGCTATCAACAGCATCCGCACACAAACATTCAAGGACTGGGAACTCATCGTCGTCGATGATGGCAGCAGTGACCACAGCATCGACGAAATTCTCAACCACGTCAGACAAGATCAGCGTGTCTGCCTGATCCGGCAACCGCACCAGGGAGTCGTTGCGGCATCCAACCATGGCTTCGAACACGCGAGGGGCGCCACGATCGCCCGCATGGATGCCGATGACGTTTCGCGTCCCCGCCGCTTGGAATGCCAACTTGAATACCTGCATGCACATCGTGACCTGGGAGCTGTGTCATGCCAGGTTCACTTCGCCGGAGATTCGTCTCTGGCCGGTGGCTACGCCCACCACGTTCACTGGACCAATAGCTGCCGGGACGCCGCGAGCATCGAACGAAACCGCTTCATCGACCTTCCCGTCCCTCATCCCACCCTGCTCTACCGCAGGGAGATCATTGAGCAACACGGCCACTACCGCCACGGCGATTTTCCGGAAGACTACGAACTCATTCTGCGCTGGATTTCACAAGGTGTCAGCATCGGCAAAACCGAGGACATCCTCTTCGATTGGTATGACCCGCCAAGCCGCCTGTCACGCAATGACACCCGCTACCACATGAGCGCCTTCCACCAGTGTAAAGCCCCCTACCTCCTCAAAGCCCTCCAAAAGAACGGTACCGACACCCGGGATCTCTGGATCTGGGGCGCTGGCCGTCCATCGCGAAAATCGGCACGCCCACTTGAGCATGTCTGGAAGCAAGCCTCCGGCTTCATCGATATCGACCCTGCAAAAATCGGCCGCCAACTTCACGGTCGCCCCGTGGTCTCACCAAACGACCTCCCGCCTCCGGAACAGGCGGTTATCGTCAGTTACGTTGGGACCAGAGGTGCGCACCAAAATATCCGGGAATGCCTGCTGTCAGCGGGGCGAAGGGAAGGTATCGATTTTTGGATCGCGGCTTAA
- a CDS encoding sialidase family protein, whose product MKLLASITLLLLANQAALTAPFKLSRAIINKPGTVLTSSPKIEIPKGLIVQGSEVHYKVTSTNSSQAISDFTCHFGFDHMRGMQAFQKPQGSNTNFFKADWYGQNVVKVTITNKRTGEVTHLTDKPFCHFASRQVLGGNADLLSKEACSNIRRGDIHDIRKPEKGMAYLPKDISRGDSSSEQLTKGFFETTEPRIFQTKKGTLIAAIQARRIGKNDAPAGQGIVVKRSTDQGSSWTHELLLDQDANDVWGYSALVEVDSTLYCYAVAGHPGHQDANRKIRGIYYYTSQDEGKTWSQRKRHDQLSALIGIEPSKPIPSGASPNCNILVVPRMTLDGNKAPEGHGLLFSTYAHGYIWASIDGGKSWRMVADHRSYADAKNNGYQHPVQIENELAWCTLDNPEGDIYMVWRRQSFKGYKNEYLVSRHFRSGKLGMKVKKIYNQELKNIQARRCHFGIRKIAEGQHKGKILLATQGSGSRNHIRLGLSRMPLNKNSSIPSKLFDEVTVMKDIGWGYCDITYLNAAHPAHQSMGKDAIFILGESEPIHTKTYQFIPLKPSGKGKNERYSTTAFTLSVEYFEFLKKQ is encoded by the coding sequence ATGAAGCTCCTCGCGTCGATCACCCTCTTGCTGCTGGCGAACCAGGCAGCACTCACTGCACCATTCAAACTTTCCCGGGCCATCATTAACAAACCGGGAACTGTACTTACGTCTTCGCCAAAAATCGAGATCCCCAAAGGTCTGATTGTTCAAGGGTCCGAAGTGCACTACAAGGTCACCAGCACCAACAGCAGCCAAGCAATCAGTGATTTCACCTGCCACTTTGGATTCGATCACATGAGGGGAATGCAAGCCTTCCAGAAACCTCAAGGAAGCAACACCAACTTCTTCAAGGCCGATTGGTATGGTCAGAATGTTGTCAAGGTCACCATCACCAACAAACGCACTGGTGAAGTTACACATTTAACCGACAAGCCCTTTTGCCACTTTGCTTCGCGCCAGGTCCTGGGTGGCAATGCAGACCTACTATCAAAAGAGGCGTGCAGCAACATTCGTCGAGGAGACATCCATGACATCCGCAAACCAGAAAAGGGCATGGCCTATCTACCGAAAGATATTTCCCGGGGAGACTCCTCTTCCGAGCAGCTAACCAAAGGATTCTTCGAAACCACCGAGCCAAGGATCTTCCAAACGAAAAAAGGCACCTTGATCGCTGCGATCCAAGCGAGGCGCATTGGCAAAAATGATGCACCTGCGGGACAGGGCATCGTCGTCAAGCGGAGCACCGACCAAGGTTCCAGCTGGACTCATGAACTCCTGCTTGATCAAGACGCCAACGACGTCTGGGGGTACTCAGCCCTCGTCGAAGTCGACAGCACCCTTTACTGCTACGCGGTAGCCGGTCATCCGGGGCACCAGGATGCCAACCGTAAAATCCGGGGGATTTACTATTATACCAGCCAAGATGAAGGAAAAACATGGAGCCAAAGAAAACGTCACGACCAACTTTCCGCCCTCATCGGGATTGAACCGTCCAAACCCATTCCCTCGGGCGCTTCACCTAACTGCAATATCCTTGTTGTTCCCAGGATGACACTTGATGGCAACAAAGCACCTGAGGGGCATGGATTGCTCTTCTCAACCTACGCCCACGGCTACATCTGGGCATCGATCGACGGAGGCAAGTCATGGAGGATGGTCGCCGATCACCGCAGCTATGCCGACGCCAAAAACAATGGTTATCAACACCCGGTCCAAATTGAAAACGAACTCGCATGGTGCACTCTGGACAATCCTGAAGGTGACATCTACATGGTCTGGCGCAGACAATCTTTCAAAGGATACAAAAACGAGTACCTCGTATCCAGACACTTCCGCTCCGGAAAGCTCGGAATGAAGGTCAAAAAAATCTACAATCAGGAGCTCAAAAATATCCAGGCCAGACGCTGCCACTTTGGCATCCGTAAAATTGCGGAGGGGCAGCACAAAGGAAAAATTCTACTCGCCACGCAAGGGTCAGGGTCGAGGAACCATATTCGACTCGGGCTCTCCAGGATGCCTCTGAACAAAAACAGCAGCATCCCATCCAAGCTGTTCGATGAGGTGACCGTCATGAAAGACATCGGTTGGGGATACTGTGACATCACCTATCTGAATGCGGCCCATCCGGCCCACCAGTCCATGGGAAAAGATGCCATTTTTATCCTCGGAGAAAGCGAGCCCATCCACACAAAAACCTATCAATTCATCCCTCTCAAACCAAGCGGCAAAGGAAAAAACGAACGCTACAGCACCACCGCCTTTACCCTGAGCGTAGAATATTTTGAGTTCTTGAAAAAGCAATGA
- the sufT gene encoding putative Fe-S cluster assembly protein SufT, with protein sequence MQTEIITNREVKAVQIPSGDPFNLPAGTAVIITQTLGGSFTVATQSGLARISSEDADALGIDPNETKPSGNDDLPEDASLEDRVWNQLKQVFDPEIPVDIVNLGLVYDCVLDEEDGKTTVHIKMTLTAPGCGMGPVIAADAQARVMSLDGIVDAHVDLVWDPAWNQDMISEEGKMKLGMI encoded by the coding sequence ATGCAGACTGAGATCATCACCAACCGCGAAGTAAAGGCCGTACAAATCCCCAGCGGGGACCCGTTCAACCTGCCAGCTGGAACGGCTGTGATTATTACTCAAACCTTGGGTGGCTCTTTCACCGTTGCCACGCAATCCGGCTTGGCCCGCATTTCTTCTGAAGACGCTGACGCGCTCGGAATCGACCCCAATGAAACCAAACCAAGCGGCAACGATGACCTTCCGGAAGATGCCTCCTTGGAAGACAGAGTCTGGAACCAACTCAAACAAGTTTTCGACCCTGAAATTCCAGTCGACATCGTCAACCTCGGCCTCGTCTATGACTGCGTGCTTGATGAAGAAGACGGAAAAACCACGGTTCACATCAAAATGACCCTGACAGCTCCCGGTTGCGGCATGGGTCCCGTCATCGCTGCAGACGCCCAGGCCCGGGTCATGTCACTCGATGGCATCGTCGATGCCCACGTCGACCTCGTCTGGGATCCAGCTTGGAATCAGGACATGATTTCCGAAGAAGGAAAAATGAAACTGGGAATGATCTAA
- the efp gene encoding elongation factor P, which yields MPSVVATNVKKGQCIKYQGETGIVLNLEHRTPGKGNALIAATIRSFQTNKTKTIRFASSDKVEIVETDRQKLEFSYSDPTGYHFMDMNTYETVTIGDDLIADNKDYLVEGMMTEILFIEGNPVTVEVPTVVELTVTESSEGIKGDTANNPTKPATMETGKIIQVPLFVKPGDKLKINTTDGSYSGRA from the coding sequence ATGCCATCCGTCGTCGCAACCAACGTCAAAAAAGGCCAGTGCATCAAGTACCAGGGAGAAACCGGCATCGTCCTCAATCTTGAACACCGGACCCCGGGCAAAGGCAACGCCCTGATCGCTGCCACCATCCGCTCATTCCAGACCAATAAAACCAAAACCATCCGGTTCGCTTCCAGTGACAAGGTGGAAATCGTGGAAACCGACCGTCAAAAGCTCGAGTTCTCATACTCGGATCCAACCGGCTACCACTTCATGGACATGAACACGTATGAGACCGTCACCATCGGTGATGACCTCATCGCTGACAACAAAGACTACCTCGTCGAAGGTATGATGACAGAAATCCTTTTCATCGAAGGCAACCCGGTCACCGTTGAAGTTCCGACCGTAGTCGAGCTCACCGTCACCGAGTCATCGGAGGGAATCAAAGGAGACACCGCCAACAACCCGACAAAACCGGCCACCATGGAGACTGGAAAAATCATCCAAGTGCCCCTGTTCGTCAAACCTGGCGACAAACTCAAAATCAACACCACCGACGGAAGCTACTCCGGACGTGCGTAA
- a CDS encoding class I SAM-dependent methyltransferase, which produces MKELTVEGSLIHWGHAFLQERVTPGSSVVDATLGNGHDALFLAGLVGAGGRLFGFDIQTAAIGKSRQRLEDGGISAASYQLFCCGHERMLDQIGERFLGKIQAVMFNLGYLPGADKQVITHGDSSLMAMDQALRLLGSGGVLSVMCYPGHSGGDTEAAQVLSWVLEREASFVECCCIRRAKASKRSPFLLLIVMP; this is translated from the coding sequence ATGAAGGAGCTGACGGTTGAGGGGAGTCTGATCCATTGGGGGCATGCTTTTTTGCAAGAGCGTGTGACCCCGGGGAGTTCTGTGGTGGATGCAACTCTGGGTAATGGTCACGACGCCTTGTTTTTAGCTGGTCTGGTGGGGGCAGGTGGCCGCCTTTTTGGTTTTGATATTCAAACGGCCGCCATTGGGAAAAGTCGGCAGCGACTTGAAGATGGCGGCATTTCTGCGGCATCGTATCAATTGTTTTGTTGCGGGCATGAACGGATGTTGGATCAGATCGGAGAACGCTTTTTGGGAAAGATTCAAGCTGTGATGTTCAATCTTGGCTACTTACCGGGTGCAGACAAGCAGGTGATTACCCATGGGGATTCAAGCTTGATGGCCATGGATCAAGCGTTGCGTTTGCTTGGGTCGGGTGGGGTGCTTTCCGTGATGTGTTATCCTGGGCATTCCGGTGGGGATACCGAAGCGGCACAGGTGTTATCCTGGGTGCTGGAGAGGGAGGCGTCCTTTGTCGAATGCTGTTGTATCCGACGGGCCAAAGCGAGTAAACGTTCTCCCTTTTTGTTGTTGATTGTGATGCCATAA
- a CDS encoding 1-deoxy-D-xylulose-5-phosphate reductoisomerase, protein MAKRKVVLLGSTGSIGTSTLKVAEDLPEQLEIVALAAHSSVDLLAQQAKQTGVKHVALYDSSKESDLRAALPEDVNIHLGSEGLLEVSTLADADMVLVAIVGTAGLEPALAAIDAGKDLAVASKEILVMAGELVMQAAADKGVNILPVDSEHNAIFQCLHGHGGGEREVSRLILTASGGPFRQTPAEALKSVTVEQALKHPTWEMGRKITIDSSTLFNKGLEMIEARWLFGIGMEKIDVIVHPQSIVHSMVEFVDGSVLAQMSHTDMCFPIQYAVTWPDRVRGGLKPLDFAALAKLEFEAPRYDDFPALNLARRAGTVGGSMPAVYNAANEVAVDAFCDGKIAYPEIWGVVEKTMDEHQTVASTDLAALIQADAEAREKARELCQS, encoded by the coding sequence ATGGCCAAACGAAAAGTTGTTTTACTGGGCTCCACCGGATCGATTGGAACCAGCACCTTGAAGGTTGCTGAGGATCTTCCGGAGCAGCTTGAGATCGTGGCTTTGGCTGCGCATTCCAGTGTGGATCTACTGGCTCAGCAGGCAAAACAAACCGGGGTGAAGCACGTGGCGTTGTATGACTCCAGTAAGGAGTCCGACTTGAGGGCCGCACTGCCTGAGGATGTCAACATCCACTTGGGGTCGGAAGGTTTGCTCGAGGTCTCCACTTTGGCTGATGCCGATATGGTCTTGGTGGCCATTGTTGGGACTGCCGGGCTTGAGCCTGCACTGGCGGCCATCGATGCCGGTAAGGATCTTGCGGTTGCGAGTAAGGAGATTCTGGTCATGGCTGGTGAGTTGGTGATGCAGGCAGCCGCGGACAAGGGGGTGAACATTTTACCTGTGGATAGCGAACACAATGCGATATTCCAGTGTTTGCATGGCCACGGTGGCGGCGAGCGCGAGGTGTCTCGTCTGATTTTAACCGCATCCGGTGGGCCATTTCGTCAAACGCCGGCAGAGGCATTGAAATCGGTCACTGTCGAACAGGCGCTGAAACACCCGACATGGGAAATGGGGCGCAAAATCACCATCGATTCGTCCACCTTGTTCAACAAGGGGCTGGAAATGATCGAGGCTCGCTGGCTGTTTGGTATCGGTATGGAAAAAATCGATGTGATTGTACATCCTCAGAGCATTGTTCATTCCATGGTGGAGTTTGTCGATGGATCGGTTTTGGCTCAGATGAGTCATACGGACATGTGTTTTCCGATTCAGTATGCGGTGACATGGCCGGACAGGGTGAGGGGCGGTTTGAAACCGTTGGACTTTGCCGCATTAGCCAAGTTGGAATTTGAAGCGCCGCGCTATGATGATTTTCCGGCTTTGAACCTAGCTCGCCGGGCTGGAACGGTGGGCGGTTCCATGCCTGCCGTTTATAATGCAGCCAACGAAGTGGCTGTGGATGCTTTCTGTGATGGCAAAATCGCTTACCCGGAGATCTGGGGCGTTGTCGAAAAAACAATGGATGAACACCAAACCGTGGCTTCGACCGATCTTGCGGCCTTGATTCAGGCCGATGCCGAGGCTCGGGAAAAGGCTCGTGAACTCTGCCAGTCGTAA
- a CDS encoding NAD(P)/FAD-dependent oxidoreductase, translated as MAQVDYLVMGQGLAGSCLAMHLLDRGKSVMVVDRKDKGASSRVAAGLVTPLTGKGLNPAWRQDACLHYAEEFYHRLEIRSGRKFYHSQPVVRILGDEKQRGKWLAKDDEVRRWGEMTDRATVEAPWGALRMESGAWLDTKVFLRVAMERLIRHEAWMEGEFSQEDVSFESGWVQWQGVEARRLILCLGAYGLGGDGWFGDLPHRSAKGEVLTLWLDGMDESSRYHADGWIAPRGGGVWKGGANYNWDQLDSIPSEEGKEEVLTKLKRWVPVPFEVIDHEAGVRPIIRNSQPVVGMHPDLESVGFFNGLGSKGSLMAPYVARHFAEYLCGEHQLDPDLDLAAL; from the coding sequence ATGGCGCAGGTTGATTATTTGGTGATGGGACAAGGTCTCGCTGGAAGTTGCTTGGCGATGCATCTGCTCGACCGAGGGAAGTCGGTCATGGTTGTAGACCGGAAGGACAAGGGAGCCTCATCCAGAGTCGCTGCCGGATTGGTCACTCCCTTGACAGGTAAAGGCTTGAATCCTGCTTGGCGGCAGGACGCTTGTTTGCATTATGCCGAAGAGTTTTATCATCGGCTGGAAATCAGATCCGGGCGGAAATTTTATCATTCCCAGCCCGTGGTTCGGATTTTAGGTGATGAAAAACAACGGGGGAAGTGGTTGGCGAAGGATGACGAGGTTCGACGGTGGGGGGAGATGACGGATCGTGCGACGGTGGAAGCTCCGTGGGGAGCTCTTCGCATGGAATCCGGAGCGTGGTTGGATACCAAGGTCTTTTTGCGGGTGGCCATGGAGCGCTTGATTCGGCACGAGGCGTGGATGGAGGGGGAGTTTTCACAGGAGGACGTAAGTTTTGAGAGTGGATGGGTGCAGTGGCAGGGGGTGGAAGCCCGACGATTGATTTTGTGTCTTGGCGCGTATGGCCTTGGTGGGGATGGTTGGTTTGGCGATCTTCCTCACCGGAGTGCGAAAGGGGAGGTGTTGACACTTTGGCTTGATGGTATGGATGAATCTTCACGGTATCACGCCGACGGCTGGATTGCCCCTCGTGGCGGGGGTGTTTGGAAGGGCGGAGCAAATTATAACTGGGACCAGCTTGATTCCATTCCGAGTGAAGAGGGGAAGGAGGAAGTCCTGACGAAGTTGAAGCGTTGGGTTCCGGTGCCTTTTGAGGTCATTGACCATGAGGCGGGGGTTCGCCCGATTATTCGCAACAGTCAGCCGGTGGTGGGGATGCACCCGGATTTGGAATCCGTTGGATTTTTCAACGGGTTGGGGTCGAAGGGGTCGTTGATGGCTCCCTATGTGGCTCGCCATTTTGCCGAATATTTATGTGGAGAGCATCAGCTTGATCCTGATCTGGATCTGGCAGCATTGTAA
- a CDS encoding KpsF/GutQ family sugar-phosphate isomerase — MNTQQYVERGRRIFNMEIKELERVADSLNDSFHHAVELLKKTLEAKGKIVVVGIGKSGNIGHKIAATLNSTGSTAVVLNSQNALHGDLGILSDGDAVIALSYSGETTELLDLLPFIKRSHVSIIGITGKAQSTLETHSDATLLTEIQREACPLNLAPTSSSTAMLVMGDALAMVLLEARGFTEKDFSRFHPGGALGRALLTKVSDIMRSEEQMATISPEDTVHDALSAMSQARSGACVIQSDDGTLAGIFTHGDFARSFQENPDIGTQAVKHLMTANPVTLHSDSLAAEAVNTISSHRIDDIVVLDTEGKPVGLVDTQDFARLKLI, encoded by the coding sequence GTGAACACACAGCAATATGTCGAACGGGGACGCCGCATCTTCAATATGGAAATCAAAGAGCTTGAGCGCGTAGCTGACAGTCTCAATGATTCCTTTCACCACGCCGTTGAACTGCTCAAGAAGACCTTGGAAGCAAAAGGAAAAATCGTGGTCGTGGGCATCGGAAAATCAGGAAACATCGGCCATAAAATTGCCGCAACCCTGAATTCAACAGGCTCCACGGCTGTTGTGCTTAACTCCCAAAACGCCCTGCACGGTGATCTGGGTATCCTCTCAGACGGAGATGCCGTCATCGCCCTTTCTTACTCTGGCGAAACCACGGAACTCCTGGATCTGCTCCCATTCATCAAACGATCCCATGTCAGCATCATTGGTATTACCGGCAAAGCCCAATCGACGCTGGAAACCCACAGCGATGCCACCCTGCTCACCGAAATCCAACGGGAAGCCTGCCCGCTGAATTTGGCGCCCACATCCTCTTCCACGGCCATGCTGGTAATGGGAGATGCACTCGCCATGGTTCTACTTGAAGCCCGGGGGTTCACTGAAAAAGATTTTTCCCGCTTCCACCCAGGTGGAGCCTTGGGCCGAGCGCTGCTTACCAAAGTTTCGGACATCATGCGCAGCGAAGAACAAATGGCCACCATCTCTCCGGAAGACACCGTCCACGACGCCCTATCGGCGATGAGCCAAGCACGCAGCGGTGCTTGTGTGATTCAATCCGACGACGGGACCCTCGCGGGAATTTTTACCCACGGTGACTTTGCACGATCCTTCCAGGAAAACCCGGACATCGGAACCCAGGCCGTCAAACATCTCATGACGGCAAATCCCGTCACTTTGCACTCCGATTCACTGGCAGCCGAAGCGGTCAATACCATCAGCTCTCACCGAATTGATGACATCGTTGTACTCGACACCGAGGGCAAGCCGGTTGGCTTGGTCGACACCCAGGACTTCGCCCGCCTCAAACTCATCTGA
- a CDS encoding type II toxin-antitoxin system HipA family toxin yields the protein MKVEVRYMGGSERSVIGYLTESEAGGIHFEYFPGWTARGIELSPIYLPTHLEGPVQTPSPSYGPLFGLFADSLPDWWGEQMMMCYFEDKGIPWEKVTPLQKLACTGEHAMGAMAYSPSVSAGSFREELTVEVADLVKNAHALLQGDTESMLPGLMRSGLSSGGAQPKVLLGFNHDFSKACAGGGRLPSGFDRWLLKFDLDPEYEQGKEEYAYSLMAKAAGILMAETGLLCGSHGACHFISKRFDRPGESKRHVHTYSGLTHTLIREGMDYEDLLEQTRRLTRNEAEVQKVFRRACFNVLAGNDDDHAKNHAFLMTPDGEWQLSPAYDLTRSSNPLVSDVRAARVNGKHAHVSVADLLQMGKNMRVDGCHQLLEEVLTAINHWPDWAAEAGMGEFRMDQVRDEMPGTGLQL from the coding sequence ATGAAGGTAGAAGTGCGATATATGGGGGGATCCGAGCGCAGTGTTATCGGATATTTGACAGAGTCTGAAGCCGGTGGGATTCACTTTGAATACTTCCCCGGGTGGACGGCCCGCGGAATTGAGCTTTCGCCAATCTATTTGCCTACTCATCTGGAAGGGCCGGTTCAAACGCCTTCACCTTCGTATGGTCCTTTGTTCGGTTTGTTTGCCGATAGTTTACCAGATTGGTGGGGGGAGCAGATGATGATGTGTTATTTCGAGGATAAAGGGATTCCCTGGGAAAAGGTGACACCATTGCAAAAATTGGCTTGTACCGGTGAGCATGCCATGGGTGCGATGGCTTATAGTCCATCGGTGAGTGCGGGGAGTTTTCGTGAGGAACTGACGGTTGAGGTTGCAGACCTGGTAAAAAATGCGCATGCCCTGCTTCAGGGGGATACCGAGTCGATGTTGCCGGGCTTGATGCGCTCCGGTTTGTCATCCGGTGGTGCCCAGCCGAAGGTCTTGCTCGGGTTTAATCATGATTTTTCCAAAGCCTGTGCCGGTGGTGGCCGCTTACCCTCGGGCTTCGACCGTTGGTTGTTGAAGTTCGACCTGGATCCGGAATATGAGCAAGGAAAGGAAGAATACGCTTATTCCTTGATGGCTAAAGCGGCGGGGATTCTTATGGCCGAGACCGGCTTGTTGTGTGGTAGTCACGGTGCTTGTCATTTTATTTCCAAGCGCTTTGACCGGCCTGGGGAGTCCAAGCGGCATGTGCACACTTACTCAGGTTTGACCCATACCTTGATTAGGGAGGGCATGGATTATGAAGATCTATTGGAACAGACCCGACGACTCACTCGGAATGAAGCCGAGGTTCAGAAGGTGTTCAGGCGAGCTTGCTTCAATGTCCTTGCGGGAAATGATGATGATCACGCAAAGAACCATGCTTTTTTGATGACTCCCGACGGCGAGTGGCAGTTGTCCCCGGCGTATGATTTGACGAGATCGTCCAACCCCTTGGTTTCGGATGTTCGGGCCGCGAGGGTGAATGGAAAACATGCGCACGTGAGTGTGGCTGATCTTTTGCAGATGGGAAAAAACATGAGGGTCGATGGCTGCCATCAGCTATTGGAGGAGGTATTGACCGCGATCAACCACTGGCCTGATTGGGCCGCTGAGGCCGGCATGGGTGAATTCCGGATGGATCAAGTTCGTGATGAGATGCCTGGCACAGGCCTGCAGCTTTGA
- a CDS encoding phosphatidate cytidylyltransferase, whose product MTDFPPEKKSKAQVFASRLFSTLLLWAIVTVVFVSGNVWAFVGLMMLASLLGVKEFFGMTRDGGMPSQPKWGLLLSGVYLAVIGWMLGQHGRDSLDSLMQVDAGFVILAVMGGFLWQLRRAVDGKNTVTEVAITVLGFVYVAVMFSYIARLLFVPDLDLAVPGAWLVIWLVAVTKFTDMGAYAVGSMIGKHKMIPHISPGKTWQGLAGGIGFALLAGCGLFALLPEALAVLGSWPMVILLSLILAALAVVGDLAESVLKRSIGVKDSGSTLPGIGGILDLIDSLCFTAPALYFLLKLFPA is encoded by the coding sequence ATGACTGATTTCCCACCCGAGAAAAAATCCAAGGCCCAGGTGTTTGCCTCCAGATTGTTCAGCACCTTGTTATTATGGGCGATAGTGACGGTGGTCTTTGTCAGTGGTAATGTTTGGGCGTTTGTCGGGTTGATGATGCTGGCCTCATTGCTCGGGGTAAAAGAATTTTTTGGAATGACCCGCGATGGAGGGATGCCATCGCAGCCTAAATGGGGGCTGTTGCTGAGTGGGGTATATTTAGCCGTGATTGGTTGGATGCTCGGTCAGCATGGGAGAGACAGTCTCGACAGCTTGATGCAGGTGGATGCCGGCTTCGTGATTTTGGCGGTGATGGGCGGTTTTTTATGGCAGTTGCGTCGAGCCGTGGATGGCAAGAATACGGTGACCGAAGTGGCGATCACGGTTCTTGGTTTTGTCTATGTGGCCGTGATGTTCAGTTACATCGCCCGATTGTTATTTGTGCCAGATCTTGATCTGGCTGTTCCCGGCGCTTGGTTGGTGATCTGGCTGGTGGCCGTTACCAAGTTTACGGACATGGGGGCTTATGCGGTGGGATCGATGATCGGGAAGCACAAGATGATCCCACACATCAGCCCAGGCAAGACCTGGCAAGGACTGGCTGGAGGCATTGGCTTTGCTTTGTTAGCGGGATGTGGATTATTTGCTTTGTTGCCCGAGGCGCTTGCGGTTCTGGGAAGCTGGCCAATGGTGATTCTTTTGAGTTTGATCTTGGCGGCTTTGGCCGTGGTTGGCGATCTTGCTGAATCCGTGCTCAAGCGAAGCATCGGAGTGAAGGATTCAGGTTCCACCTTACCTGGTATCGGGGGGATTCTCGACCTGATCGATAGCCTTTGTTTTACCGCCCCCGCATTGTATTTTTTACTCAAACTTTTTCCTGCGTAA